A portion of the Citrobacter rodentium NBRC 105723 = DSM 16636 genome contains these proteins:
- the rbsR gene encoding ribose operon transcriptional repressor RbsR produces MATMKDVARLAGVSTSTVSHVINKDRFVSEAITEKVDAAIKALNYAPSALARSLKLNQTRTIGMLITASTNPFYSELVRGVERSCFERGYSLVLCNTEGDEQRMNRNLETLMQKRVDGLLLLCTETHQPSREIMQRYPSIPTVMMDWSPFDGEGDSDLIQDNSLLGGDLATQYLIDKGFTRIACITGPLDKTPARLRVEGYRAAMKRAGLVIPAGYEIMGDFEFGGGFDAMHRLLAHPQRPHAVFTGNDAMAVGAYQALYQAGLRIPQDMAVIGYDDIELARYMTPPLTTIHQPKDELGELAIDVLIHRMAQPDLQQQRLQLTPVLMARGSV; encoded by the coding sequence TTGGCTACCATGAAGGATGTTGCCCGCCTGGCGGGCGTTTCCACATCTACCGTTTCGCACGTCATTAATAAGGATCGCTTTGTCAGCGAAGCGATTACCGAAAAAGTCGACGCGGCGATCAAAGCGTTAAACTATGCTCCTTCTGCCTTGGCGCGCAGCCTGAAGCTTAATCAGACGCGCACCATTGGTATGCTGATTACCGCCAGTACTAACCCTTTTTACTCCGAACTGGTGCGCGGCGTAGAGCGTAGCTGCTTCGAGCGCGGCTACAGCCTGGTGTTATGCAACACCGAAGGCGATGAGCAGCGCATGAACCGCAACCTGGAGACGCTGATGCAAAAGCGGGTAGACGGTTTACTGCTGCTCTGTACCGAAACGCATCAGCCGTCGCGTGAAATTATGCAGCGTTATCCGTCCATTCCCACCGTGATGATGGACTGGTCGCCTTTCGATGGCGAAGGCGACAGCGATCTGATTCAGGATAACTCCTTGCTCGGCGGCGACTTAGCCACTCAGTATCTGATCGATAAAGGATTTACCCGCATCGCCTGTATCACCGGTCCGCTGGACAAAACCCCGGCGCGGTTGCGTGTCGAGGGTTACCGCGCCGCCATGAAACGTGCCGGACTGGTCATCCCTGCGGGATATGAAATTATGGGCGATTTTGAGTTTGGCGGCGGGTTTGACGCCATGCATCGACTGCTCGCGCATCCGCAGCGCCCTCATGCGGTTTTTACCGGCAACGATGCGATGGCGGTCGGCGCTTATCAGGCGTTATACCAGGCCGGACTGCGCATCCCGCAGGACATGGCGGTGATTGGCTACGATGATATCGAACTGGCGCGTTACATGACGCCGCCGCTGACCACTATTCATCAGCCGAAAGATGAACTGGGCGAGCTGGCCATTGATGTGCTGATCCATCGCATGGCGCAGCCCGATTTACAGCAGCAGCGTCTGCAGCTTACTCCTGTTCTGATGGCGCGGGGGTCGGTTTAG
- the rbsD gene encoding D-ribose pyranase: protein MKKGAVLNSEISSVISRLGHTDTLVVCDAGLPIPNGTARIDMALTQGVPSFMQVLEVVTREMQVEAAILAAEIKQHNPQLHETLLSFIEQLQQRQGNTIDIRYTTHEQFKQQTADSQAVIRSGECSPYANIILCAGVTF, encoded by the coding sequence ATGAAGAAAGGCGCAGTACTCAACTCTGAGATCTCATCGGTCATCTCCCGTCTGGGGCATACCGATACGCTGGTGGTGTGTGACGCAGGGCTTCCCATCCCCAACGGCACAGCGCGTATTGATATGGCGTTAACCCAGGGCGTACCGTCGTTCATGCAGGTACTGGAGGTGGTGACGCGTGAAATGCAGGTCGAGGCGGCCATTCTTGCGGCGGAAATAAAACAACATAATCCGCAACTCCACGAAACGTTGCTCAGCTTTATTGAGCAACTGCAACAACGCCAGGGAAATACCATAGACATTCGTTACACCACGCACGAACAATTTAAGCAACAGACCGCAGACAGTCAGGCGGTAATTCGCAGCGGGGAGTGTTCCCCGTATGCGAATATCATTCTCTGTGCCGGCGTCACCTTCTGA
- the rbsB gene encoding ribose ABC transporter substrate-binding protein RbsB → MNMKKLATLVSAVALSATVSANAMAKDTIALVVSTLNNPFFVSLKDGAQKEADKLGYNLVVLDSQNNPAKELANVQDLTVRGTKILLINPTDSDAVGNAVKMANQANIPVITLDRQATKGEVVSHIASDNVLGGKIAGDYIAKKASVGAKVIELQGIAGTSAARERGEGFQQAVAAHKFNVLASQPADFDRTKGLNVMQNLLTAHPDVQAVFAQNDEMALGALRALQTAGKSDVMVVGFDGTPDGEKAVNDGKLAATIAQLPDQIGAKGVETADKVLKGEKVQAKYPVDLKLVIKQ, encoded by the coding sequence ATGAACATGAAAAAACTGGCTACCCTGGTTTCTGCCGTTGCGCTAAGCGCCACCGTAAGCGCGAACGCGATGGCAAAAGATACCATTGCGCTGGTGGTCTCCACGCTCAATAACCCGTTCTTTGTTTCCCTGAAAGATGGGGCGCAGAAAGAAGCTGATAAGCTGGGTTACAACCTGGTGGTGCTGGATTCCCAGAACAACCCGGCGAAAGAGCTGGCTAACGTTCAGGATTTAACGGTACGCGGCACCAAAATTCTGCTGATCAATCCGACTGATTCCGACGCGGTGGGTAACGCCGTGAAGATGGCTAACCAGGCGAATATCCCGGTGATTACCCTTGACCGTCAGGCAACCAAAGGCGAGGTCGTGAGCCATATCGCCTCCGATAACGTGCTGGGCGGCAAAATTGCCGGTGACTACATCGCGAAGAAAGCCAGCGTTGGCGCGAAAGTAATCGAACTGCAGGGGATTGCCGGAACGTCCGCGGCGCGTGAACGTGGCGAAGGTTTCCAGCAGGCGGTTGCCGCGCATAAATTCAATGTATTGGCCAGCCAGCCAGCTGACTTCGACCGCACCAAAGGATTGAACGTAATGCAGAACCTGCTGACCGCGCATCCGGACGTACAGGCGGTGTTTGCGCAGAACGACGAAATGGCGCTGGGCGCGCTACGTGCGCTGCAAACCGCCGGTAAATCTGATGTGATGGTTGTCGGATTTGACGGCACGCCGGATGGCGAAAAAGCGGTAAATGATGGCAAACTGGCAGCGACCATCGCGCAGTTACCTGACCAGATCGGCGCCAAAGGCGTTGAGACGGCGGATAAGGTGCTGAAAGGCGAAAAAGTTCAGGCCAAATATCCGGTTGATCTGAAGCTGGTCATCAAGCAGTAA
- the rbsK gene encoding ribokinase produces the protein MKTAGKLVVLGSINADHILNLETFPAPGETVTGNHYQVAFGGKGANQAVAAGRSGANIAFIACTGDDAIGNNIRQQLTSDNIDVAPVSVIAGEATGVALIFVNGAGENVIGIHAGANAALSPALVDAQRERIAQASALLMQLESPIESVLAAAKIARQNNTRVVLNPAPARALSDELLALVDIITPNETEAEKLTGVRVENDDDAVKAAQALHDKGIDTVLITLGSRGVWASVKGEGRRVPGFKVEAVDTIAAGDTFNGALITGLLEDMPLPDAIRFAHAAAAIAVTRKGAQPSVPWREEIEAFLGQQR, from the coding sequence ATGAAAACCGCAGGCAAACTTGTCGTTCTCGGCAGTATCAACGCCGACCATATCCTTAATCTCGAGACATTTCCTGCACCCGGTGAAACCGTCACCGGTAATCACTATCAGGTCGCTTTTGGTGGTAAAGGCGCGAATCAGGCAGTGGCTGCGGGACGCAGCGGGGCAAACATTGCGTTTATTGCCTGTACGGGTGATGACGCCATCGGAAACAATATTCGTCAACAGCTGACGAGCGACAATATCGATGTTGCACCCGTCAGCGTTATTGCGGGTGAAGCCACCGGCGTGGCGCTCATTTTTGTGAACGGCGCAGGTGAGAACGTTATCGGCATTCATGCCGGGGCAAACGCCGCGCTTTCCCCGGCGTTAGTTGACGCGCAGCGTGAACGCATCGCTCAGGCTTCCGCACTGCTGATGCAGCTGGAGTCGCCGATCGAAAGCGTACTCGCCGCGGCGAAAATCGCCCGGCAAAATAACACGCGCGTGGTGCTGAATCCGGCGCCGGCGCGGGCGCTTTCTGACGAGCTGCTGGCGCTGGTGGATATCATTACCCCTAATGAAACGGAAGCGGAAAAGCTGACCGGGGTCCGCGTGGAAAATGACGATGACGCCGTGAAAGCCGCGCAGGCGTTGCATGATAAAGGCATCGATACGGTGCTGATCACCCTGGGTAGCCGGGGCGTCTGGGCCAGCGTGAAAGGTGAAGGACGTCGCGTACCTGGCTTTAAGGTCGAGGCTGTCGATACCATCGCAGCGGGAGATACCTTTAACGGCGCGCTGATTACCGGGCTGCTGGAAGATATGCCGCTGCCTGATGCGATTCGTTTCGCCCATGCTGCCGCGGCTATCGCTGTTACCCGTAAAGGTGCTCAGCCTTCTGTGCCGTGGCGTGAAGAGATCGAGGCGTTTTTAGGTCAGCAGAGGTAA
- the mdtD gene encoding multidrug transporter subunit MdtD has translation MTSKKARSMAGLPWIAAMAFFMQALDATILNTALPAIAQSLNRSPLAMQSAIISYTLTVAMLIPVSGWLADRFGTRRIFMLAVTLFTLGSLACALSGSLPELVIFRIVQGIGGAMMMPVARLALLRAYPRSELLPVLNFVTMPGLVGPILGPVLGGVLVTWASWHWIFLINIPIGVAGILYARKYMPNFTTPRRKFDMSGFFLFGLSLVLFSSGMELFGERIVATWIALAIIVLSIVLLLAYIRHARRHPTPLISLSLFKTRTFSVGIAGNLATRLGTGCVPFLMPLMIQVGFGYPALIAGCMMAPTALGSILAKSMVTQVLRSLGYRRTLVGITIFIGLMIAQFALQSPAMPIWMLILPLFILGMAMSTQFTAMNTITLADLNDDNASSGNSVLAVTQQLSISLGVAVSAAVLRIYEGVAGTSTVEQFHYTFITMGAITIVSALMFMLLRAKDGRNLIKDRHKPKPTPAPSEQE, from the coding sequence ATGACCAGTAAAAAAGCACGCAGTATGGCCGGGTTGCCGTGGATAGCGGCAATGGCCTTTTTCATGCAGGCACTGGACGCCACTATTCTGAATACCGCTTTACCCGCTATCGCGCAGAGTCTTAACCGTTCACCGCTGGCCATGCAGTCCGCCATTATCAGTTACACCCTGACGGTGGCGATGCTGATCCCGGTAAGCGGATGGCTGGCGGATCGCTTCGGTACGCGCCGCATATTTATGCTTGCCGTCACGCTGTTCACCCTTGGCTCGCTCGCCTGCGCGCTTTCCGGTTCGCTGCCTGAACTGGTTATTTTTCGCATCGTACAGGGAATCGGCGGCGCGATGATGATGCCGGTCGCACGCCTGGCGCTTTTACGGGCTTACCCGCGAAGCGAACTGTTACCGGTACTGAACTTTGTCACGATGCCCGGTTTAGTCGGGCCGATTCTGGGACCAGTGCTGGGCGGCGTGCTGGTTACCTGGGCCAGCTGGCACTGGATTTTCCTGATAAATATACCCATCGGCGTCGCAGGCATTTTGTACGCGCGCAAATATATGCCGAACTTCACCACGCCGCGCCGCAAATTTGATATGTCCGGCTTTTTTCTCTTTGGCCTGAGCCTGGTGCTCTTTTCCAGCGGAATGGAGCTGTTTGGCGAGAGGATTGTCGCCACCTGGATTGCGCTGGCGATTATCGTGCTCAGCATTGTTCTGCTACTGGCTTACATTCGCCACGCCCGTCGCCATCCCACTCCGCTGATTTCGCTGTCGCTATTTAAAACCCGCACCTTCTCTGTTGGTATTGCCGGTAATCTGGCGACGCGGCTGGGCACAGGATGCGTCCCGTTCCTGATGCCGCTGATGATCCAGGTAGGATTTGGATACCCGGCGCTGATTGCCGGCTGCATGATGGCGCCTACCGCGCTGGGCTCAATACTGGCGAAATCAATGGTGACCCAGGTTCTGCGCAGCCTGGGCTACAGGAGAACGCTGGTAGGAATTACGATTTTCATCGGCCTGATGATTGCGCAGTTCGCTTTGCAGTCTCCTGCAATGCCCATCTGGATGCTGATCCTGCCGCTGTTTATTCTGGGGATGGCGATGTCGACGCAGTTTACGGCGATGAATACGATTACGCTTGCCGACCTGAATGACGACAACGCCAGCAGCGGCAACAGCGTGCTGGCCGTAACGCAGCAGCTCTCTATTAGCCTGGGCGTTGCCGTCAGCGCGGCGGTATTACGCATTTACGAAGGCGTTGCGGGAACCAGCACCGTGGAACAGTTCCACTACACCTTTATTACTATGGGCGCGATCACGATCGTATCCGCGCTAATGTTCATGCTGTTGAGGGCGAAAGATGGCCGCAACCTGATCAAAGACCGGCACAAGCCTAAACCGACCCCCGCGCCATCAGAACAGGAGTAA
- the rbsA gene encoding ribose ABC transporter ATP-binding protein RbsA, with protein sequence MDALLQLKGIDKSFPGVKALSGAALNVYAGRVMALVGENGAGKSTMMKVLTGIYTRDAGSLLWLGKETTFNGPKSSQEAGIGIIHQELNLIPQLTIAENIFLGREFVNRFGKIDWKKMYAEADLLLAKLNLRFKSDRLLGDLSIGDQQMVEIAKVLSFESKVIIMDEPTDALTDTETESLFRVIRELKSQGRGIVYISHRMKEIFEICDDVTVFRDGQFIAEREVASLTEDSLIEMMVGRKLEDQYPRLDKAPGEVRLKVDNLCGPGVNHVSFTLRKGEILGVSGLMGAGRTELMKVLYGALPRTSGHVTLDGREVVTRSPQDGLANGIVYISEDRKRDGLVLGMSVKENMSLTALRYFSRAGGGLRHKDEQQAVSDFIRLFNVKTPSMEQAIGLLSGGNQQKVAIARGLMTRPEVLILDEPTRGVDVGAKKEIYQLINQFKADGLSIILVSSEMPEVLGMSDRIIVMHEGHLGGEFTREQATQEVLMAAAVGKLNRVNQE encoded by the coding sequence ATGGACGCATTACTGCAACTCAAAGGCATCGATAAGTCGTTCCCCGGCGTGAAGGCGCTCTCCGGCGCCGCGCTCAACGTTTATGCAGGCCGCGTGATGGCGCTGGTGGGTGAAAACGGCGCCGGTAAATCCACCATGATGAAAGTGCTGACCGGCATCTATACCCGCGATGCCGGGTCGCTGTTGTGGCTGGGAAAAGAGACTACCTTTAACGGACCAAAATCATCTCAGGAAGCCGGGATCGGCATCATCCACCAGGAACTGAACCTGATCCCGCAGCTCACCATTGCGGAAAATATCTTCCTTGGCCGCGAGTTTGTGAACCGCTTTGGCAAAATCGACTGGAAAAAAATGTATGCCGAAGCGGACCTGCTGTTAGCGAAGCTCAACCTGCGCTTTAAGAGCGACCGCCTGCTGGGCGATCTGTCGATAGGCGATCAGCAGATGGTGGAAATCGCCAAGGTGCTGAGCTTCGAATCAAAAGTCATCATTATGGATGAGCCGACCGACGCGCTTACCGATACTGAAACCGAATCCCTGTTCCGCGTCATTCGCGAACTGAAATCGCAGGGGCGCGGCATTGTCTATATCTCTCACCGCATGAAAGAGATTTTCGAGATCTGCGACGATGTGACCGTCTTCCGTGACGGGCAGTTTATTGCCGAACGTGAAGTCGCCTCGCTGACCGAAGATTCACTGATTGAAATGATGGTGGGGCGTAAGCTGGAAGATCAATATCCACGGCTGGATAAAGCGCCAGGCGAGGTTCGTCTGAAGGTCGATAACCTGTGCGGACCGGGCGTTAATCATGTCTCCTTTACGTTGCGTAAAGGGGAGATCCTCGGCGTTTCCGGCCTGATGGGCGCCGGGCGAACCGAACTGATGAAAGTGCTGTATGGCGCCCTGCCGCGCACCAGCGGCCACGTGACCCTCGACGGACGCGAGGTGGTCACCCGTTCGCCGCAGGACGGCCTGGCGAACGGAATTGTTTATATCTCCGAAGACCGCAAGCGCGACGGCTTAGTGCTTGGTATGTCGGTAAAAGAGAATATGTCGCTGACCGCCCTGCGCTATTTCAGCCGTGCCGGTGGTGGACTAAGACATAAAGATGAACAGCAGGCGGTGAGCGATTTTATCCGCTTGTTCAATGTGAAAACGCCGTCGATGGAACAGGCGATTGGCCTGCTTTCCGGCGGTAATCAGCAGAAAGTGGCGATTGCCCGCGGTCTGATGACCCGTCCTGAAGTGCTGATCCTTGATGAGCCGACGCGCGGCGTGGACGTCGGGGCGAAAAAAGAAATTTATCAGCTTATCAACCAGTTTAAGGCCGACGGCCTGAGCATCATTCTGGTCTCTTCTGAGATGCCAGAAGTATTAGGCATGAGCGATCGCATTATCGTCATGCATGAAGGGCATCTCGGCGGTGAGTTCACTCGCGAGCAGGCCACCCAGGAAGTTCTGATGGCTGCCGCTGTCGGCAAGCTTAATCGCGTGAATCAGGAGTAA
- a CDS encoding FadR/GntR family transcriptional regulator, producing the protein MPLNAQQLAAQKNISWVLAEKLAQRILKGEYAPGDILPGEIELGDQFGVSRTAVREAVKTLTAKGMVLPRPRIGTRVMPQANWNFLDQELLNWWMTEENFQQVIDHFLVMRISLEPQACSLAATIGTAEQKAHLNTLMEEMVALKKNFKRERWIEVDMAWHEHIYKMSANPFLTSFASLFHSVYHTYFNSITYNTVVKLDLHQAIVDAIAQSDGDAAFKACQALLIAPNERPDN; encoded by the coding sequence ATGCCTTTAAACGCACAACAATTGGCTGCACAGAAAAACATTTCCTGGGTGCTGGCGGAAAAGCTGGCGCAACGGATCTTAAAAGGTGAGTATGCCCCCGGCGACATCCTTCCCGGCGAGATTGAACTGGGCGACCAGTTTGGCGTCAGTCGCACTGCGGTCAGGGAAGCGGTCAAAACGTTAACCGCTAAAGGGATGGTGCTCCCTCGCCCTCGCATTGGAACCCGGGTAATGCCCCAGGCTAACTGGAACTTCCTCGACCAGGAGCTTCTCAACTGGTGGATGACAGAGGAAAACTTCCAGCAGGTAATCGACCATTTTCTGGTAATGCGCATCAGCCTGGAGCCGCAGGCCTGCTCGCTCGCGGCGACGATTGGCACGGCGGAACAGAAAGCGCACCTCAACACCTTAATGGAAGAGATGGTCGCGCTGAAAAAGAACTTTAAACGCGAGCGCTGGATTGAGGTCGATATGGCCTGGCATGAGCATATTTATAAGATGAGCGCGAATCCGTTCTTAACCTCTTTCGCCTCGCTGTTTCATTCCGTTTATCACACCTATTTCAATTCAATTACCTATAACACCGTTGTGAAGCTGGATCTGCACCAGGCGATAGTAGACGCCATTGCGCAAAGCGACGGTGACGCCGCCTTCAAAGCCTGCCAGGCTTTACTTATCGCCCCGAATGAGCGTCCGGATAATTAA
- the kup gene encoding low affinity potassium transporter Kup: protein MSTHNKQSLSAITLAAIGVVYGDIGTSPLYTLRECLSGQFGFGVERDAVFGFLSLIFWLLILVVSIKYLTFVMRADNAGEGGILTLMSLAGRNTSARTTSMLVIMGLIGGSFFYGEVVITPAISVMSAIEGLEIVAPQLDTWIVPLSIVVLTLLFMIQKHGTGMVGKLFAPIMLTWFLVLAVLGVRSIIGNPEVLHALNPMWAIHFFLEYKTVSFIALGAVVLSITGVEALYADMGHFGKFPIRLAWFSVVLPSLVLNYFGQGALLLKQPEAIKNPFFLLAPDWALIPLLILAALATVIASQAVISGVFSLTRQAVRLGYLSPMRIIHTSEMESGQIYIPFVNWMLYIAVVIVIVSFEHSSNLAAAYGIAVTGTMVLTTILSTTVARKNWHWNKYFVALILVAFLCIDVPLFSANLDKLLSGGWLPLSLGLLMFTIMTTWKSERFRLLRRMHEHGNSLEAMIASLEKSPPVRVPGTAVYMSRALNVIPFALMHNLKHNKVLHERVILLTLRTEDAPYVHNVRRVQIEQLSPTFWRVVASYGWRETPNVEEVFHRCGLEGLSCRMMETSFFMSHESLIIGKRPWYLRLRGKLYLILQRNALRAPDQFEIPPNRVIELGTQVEI from the coding sequence ATGAGCACTCATAATAAGCAATCATTGTCTGCGATTACCCTCGCGGCGATCGGGGTTGTCTACGGTGATATTGGCACCAGCCCACTCTATACTCTTCGTGAATGTTTGTCCGGTCAGTTTGGCTTTGGCGTTGAACGCGATGCTGTTTTTGGCTTTCTGTCGCTGATTTTCTGGCTGCTGATCCTGGTGGTTTCCATCAAGTACCTGACCTTCGTCATGCGGGCGGATAACGCCGGTGAGGGGGGCATTTTGACGCTGATGTCGCTGGCCGGGCGGAATACCTCCGCGCGTACAACCTCCATGCTGGTGATTATGGGGCTGATTGGCGGCAGCTTCTTTTATGGCGAGGTGGTGATCACCCCGGCGATTTCGGTCATGTCGGCGATAGAGGGTCTGGAGATCGTCGCGCCGCAGCTGGATACCTGGATTGTTCCGCTGTCGATTGTCGTTCTGACGCTGCTGTTTATGATTCAGAAGCACGGTACGGGGATGGTGGGCAAGCTGTTTGCGCCGATCATGCTGACCTGGTTTCTGGTGCTGGCGGTGCTGGGCGTGCGCAGCATTATTGGCAACCCGGAAGTTCTCCACGCCTTAAACCCGATGTGGGCGATACATTTCTTCCTCGAATATAAAACCGTTTCGTTTATTGCGCTTGGCGCGGTGGTGCTCTCGATCACCGGCGTTGAAGCGCTGTATGCCGATATGGGGCACTTCGGTAAGTTCCCGATCCGTCTGGCATGGTTCTCTGTCGTGCTGCCGTCGCTGGTGCTGAACTACTTTGGTCAGGGGGCGCTGCTGTTAAAGCAACCGGAAGCGATCAAAAACCCGTTCTTCCTGCTGGCGCCTGACTGGGCGCTGATTCCGCTGCTGATCCTCGCCGCGCTGGCGACGGTTATCGCTTCGCAGGCGGTCATCTCCGGCGTCTTTTCGCTGACCCGTCAGGCGGTTCGCCTGGGGTATCTGTCGCCGATGCGTATTATTCACACCTCCGAAATGGAGTCCGGGCAGATCTATATTCCGTTCGTCAACTGGATGCTCTATATCGCCGTGGTGATTGTTATCGTCAGCTTCGAGCACTCCAGCAACCTGGCGGCGGCGTATGGGATTGCCGTCACCGGTACGATGGTGCTGACCACCATTCTTTCCACTACCGTGGCGCGTAAAAACTGGCACTGGAATAAGTACTTCGTGGCGCTGATTCTGGTGGCTTTCCTGTGCATCGATGTTCCGTTGTTTTCCGCCAACCTCGACAAGCTGTTGTCCGGCGGCTGGCTACCGCTGTCGCTGGGTCTGCTAATGTTCACCATCATGACCACTTGGAAAAGCGAGCGCTTCCGTCTGCTGCGCCGTATGCATGAGCACGGTAATTCGCTGGAAGCGATGATCGCCTCGCTGGAAAAATCACCGCCGGTGCGGGTGCCGGGCACCGCCGTGTATATGTCCCGCGCGCTGAACGTCATTCCGTTTGCCCTGATGCACAACCTGAAGCATAACAAGGTGCTGCATGAGCGGGTGATCCTGCTGACTTTGCGGACGGAAGATGCGCCCTATGTGCACAACGTTCGCCGCGTGCAGATTGAACAACTCTCGCCGACCTTCTGGCGCGTTGTCGCCAGCTACGGCTGGCGGGAAACGCCGAATGTGGAAGAGGTATTCCATCGCTGCGGTCTGGAAGGACTGAGCTGCCGGATGATGGAGACGTCTTTCTTTATGTCGCATGAGTCGTTAATTATCGGCAAGCGCCCGTGGTATCTGCGCCTGCGCGGCAAGCTGTATCTTATTCTCCAGCGTAACGCGCTGCGCGCGCCGGACCAGTTTGAGATCCCGCCTAACCGCGTCATCGAGTTGGGTACTCAGGTCGAGATTTAA
- the hdfR gene encoding HTH-type transcriptional regulator HdfR, whose protein sequence is MDTELLKTFLEVSRTRHFGRAAEALYLTQSAVSFRIRQLENQLGVNLFTRHRNNIRLTAAGEKLLPYAETLMNTWQAARKEVAHTSRHNEFSIGASASLWECMLNEWLGRLYQTQEPQASLQFEARIAQRQSLVKQLHERQLDLLITTEAPKMDEFSSQLLGQFMLALYCSRPSTTKDALNYLRLEWGPDFQQHEAGLIAADEVPVLTTSSAELARQHLPVLNGCTWLPTKWAKEKGGLHTVADSKTLIRPLYAIWLQNSDKHTLIRDLLKTNVLAE, encoded by the coding sequence GTGGATACGGAATTGTTAAAAACTTTCCTGGAAGTAAGCCGGACGCGCCATTTTGGCAGGGCTGCGGAAGCGCTCTATTTGACGCAGTCGGCCGTAAGCTTTCGCATCAGACAGCTGGAAAACCAGCTCGGTGTGAACCTTTTTACCCGGCACAGAAACAATATCCGCTTAACTGCCGCCGGTGAGAAACTCTTACCCTATGCCGAAACGCTGATGAATACATGGCAGGCGGCGCGTAAGGAGGTTGCCCATACGTCACGGCATAACGAGTTCTCTATCGGCGCCAGTGCTTCTCTGTGGGAATGTATGCTCAATGAATGGCTGGGACGTCTCTATCAGACTCAGGAACCGCAAGCCAGTCTGCAGTTTGAAGCGCGAATTGCTCAACGCCAGTCGCTGGTAAAACAGCTGCACGAACGCCAGCTTGATCTGCTTATTACCACCGAAGCCCCTAAAATGGATGAATTCAGCAGTCAGCTACTGGGACAGTTCATGCTGGCATTGTATTGTTCACGCCCGTCAACAACAAAGGATGCGCTGAATTATCTGCGTCTGGAATGGGGACCGGATTTTCAACAGCACGAAGCCGGATTGATCGCCGCAGATGAAGTACCGGTGCTGACAACCAGTTCAGCTGAGCTGGCCAGGCAGCATTTGCCTGTGCTGAACGGGTGCACCTGGCTACCCACGAAATGGGCTAAAGAGAAAGGCGGACTGCACACGGTTGCCGACAGCAAAACGTTAATACGGCCACTTTACGCAATATGGCTGCAAAACAGCGATAAACATACGCTTATCAGAGATCTTTTGAAGACTAACGTGCTGGCTGAATAA
- the rbsC gene encoding ribose ABC transporter permease: MTTQAVSGRRYFTKAWLMEQKSLIALLVLIAIVSTLSPNFFTVNNLFNILQQTSVNAIMAVGMTLVILTSGIDLSVGSLLALTGAVAASIVGIEVNALVAVAAALALGAAVGAVTGVIVAKGRVQAFIATLVMMLLLRGVTMVYTNGSPINTGFTDNADLFGWFGIGRPLGVPTPVWIMGIVFLAAWYMLHHTRLGRYIYALGGNEAATRLSGISVSKIKVIVYSLCGLLASLAGIIEVARLSSAQPTAGTGYELDAIAAVVLGGTSLAGGKGRIVGTLIGALILGFLNNGLNLLGVSSYYQMIVKAVVILLAVLVDNKKQ, from the coding sequence ATGACTACCCAGGCTGTTTCTGGTCGCCGTTATTTCACCAAAGCGTGGCTGATGGAGCAGAAGTCGCTTATCGCCCTGCTGGTGCTGATCGCGATTGTTTCGACGTTGAGTCCTAACTTTTTTACCGTCAATAACCTGTTCAATATTCTTCAACAGACATCGGTGAACGCCATCATGGCGGTCGGAATGACGCTGGTTATTCTGACTTCGGGGATCGATCTGTCCGTCGGTTCCCTGCTGGCGCTCACCGGTGCGGTTGCCGCTTCAATTGTCGGAATTGAAGTTAACGCGCTGGTGGCGGTGGCAGCCGCGCTGGCGCTGGGCGCCGCGGTGGGAGCGGTGACAGGGGTTATCGTGGCGAAAGGACGGGTGCAGGCGTTTATCGCCACGCTGGTGATGATGCTGTTGCTGCGCGGCGTGACGATGGTCTACACCAACGGCAGCCCGATAAACACCGGCTTTACTGATAATGCCGATCTGTTTGGCTGGTTTGGTATTGGCCGACCGCTGGGCGTGCCAACGCCGGTGTGGATTATGGGCATTGTCTTCCTGGCGGCGTGGTACATGCTGCACCATACCCGCCTGGGCCGCTATATTTATGCTCTGGGCGGCAACGAAGCGGCAACCCGTCTGTCCGGCATCAGCGTCAGTAAAATCAAAGTCATTGTTTATTCACTCTGCGGTTTGCTGGCGTCGCTGGCGGGCATTATTGAGGTGGCGCGTCTTTCCTCCGCGCAGCCCACTGCCGGGACCGGTTATGAACTGGATGCCATCGCGGCCGTCGTGCTTGGCGGCACCAGCCTGGCGGGCGGTAAGGGACGTATTGTCGGGACCTTGATCGGCGCATTAATTCTTGGTTTCCTGAATAATGGATTGAATTTGTTAGGTGTATCCTCCTATTACCAGATGATCGTCAAAGCGGTGGTGATATTGCTGGCGGTACTGGTAGACAACAAAAAACAGTAA